One genomic segment of Primulina tabacum isolate GXHZ01 chromosome 9, ASM2559414v2, whole genome shotgun sequence includes these proteins:
- the LOC142555234 gene encoding chromatin structure-remodeling complex protein SYD-like isoform X3, giving the protein MLRNVAPRDTGKSSVSLAPGTGLLFTNQQLKQLRAQCLVFLSFRNGLLPKQLHLEIALGNLYFKEGISDGPHRDLIDQKGKEQIPTSVPEASRPLDKPASSKPHPSILESSSLMEANNAKVLEEKSFPPAILFENEQDRNHLLATRKIESEIQSYEGVGLHSSVTKELRDLNLREISTRNLEDDSWNN; this is encoded by the exons ATGCTTAGAAATGTAGCACCTAGGGATACTGGAAAATCTTCTGTTTCTCTGGCTCCTGGTACTGGCTTGCTATTCACAAACCAGCAGTTAAAGCAGCTTAGAGCTCAATGTCTTGTCTTTTTGTCCTTCAG AAATGGTTTGTTACCCAAGCAACTCCATCTTGAGATCGCACTTGGAAACCTTTATTTCAAAGAAGGTATATCAG ATGGGCCGCACAGAGATCTAATTGATCAGAAAGGGAAGGAGCAAATCCCAACAAGTGTTCCTGAAGCCTCAAGGCCATTGGACAAGCCAGCTAGTAGTAAGCCCCACCCATCTATTTTGGAATCCAGTTCATTGATGGAGGCTAATAATGCAAAAGTGTTGGAGGAGAAAAGTTTCCCACCCGCTATTCTATTTGAAAATGAACAAGATCGGAATCACCTTTTAGCAACAAGGAAAATAGAATCTGAAATCCAATCATATGAAGGAGTTGGATTACATTCATCTGTCACCAAAGAATTACGTGATCTGAACTTAAGGGAAATATCTACCAGGAATCTTGAGGATGACTCGTGGAACAACTGA
- the LOC142555234 gene encoding chromatin structure-remodeling complex protein SYD-like isoform X1: MAVKPVDPGGSSMASNANKPAQGSIPSSLSEAGMLRNVAPRDTGKSSVSLAPGTGLLFTNQQLKQLRAQCLVFLSFRNGLLPKQLHLEIALGNLYFKEGISDGPHRDLIDQKGKEQIPTSVPEASRPLDKPASSKPHPSILESSSLMEANNAKVLEEKSFPPAILFENEQDRNHLLATRKIESEIQSYEGVGLHSSVTKELRDLNLREISTRNLEDDSWNN, from the exons ATGGCTGTGAAGCCAGTGGATCCCGGGGGATCTAGTATGGCTTCTAATGCCAATAAGCCTGCTCAG GGGTCCATTCCAAGCAGTCTTTCGGAGGCAGGAATGCTTAGAAATGTAGCACCTAGGGATACTGGAAAATCTTCTGTTTCTCTGGCTCCTGGTACTGGCTTGCTATTCACAAACCAGCAGTTAAAGCAGCTTAGAGCTCAATGTCTTGTCTTTTTGTCCTTCAG AAATGGTTTGTTACCCAAGCAACTCCATCTTGAGATCGCACTTGGAAACCTTTATTTCAAAGAAGGTATATCAG ATGGGCCGCACAGAGATCTAATTGATCAGAAAGGGAAGGAGCAAATCCCAACAAGTGTTCCTGAAGCCTCAAGGCCATTGGACAAGCCAGCTAGTAGTAAGCCCCACCCATCTATTTTGGAATCCAGTTCATTGATGGAGGCTAATAATGCAAAAGTGTTGGAGGAGAAAAGTTTCCCACCCGCTATTCTATTTGAAAATGAACAAGATCGGAATCACCTTTTAGCAACAAGGAAAATAGAATCTGAAATCCAATCATATGAAGGAGTTGGATTACATTCATCTGTCACCAAAGAATTACGTGATCTGAACTTAAGGGAAATATCTACCAGGAATCTTGAGGATGACTCGTGGAACAACTGA
- the LOC142555234 gene encoding chromatin structure-remodeling complex protein SYD-like isoform X2, translated as MAVKPVDPGGSSMASNANKPAQGSIPSSLSEAGMLRNVAPRDTGKSSVSLAPGTGLLFTNQQLKQLRAQCLVFLSFRNGLLPKQLHLEIALGNLYFKEDGPHRDLIDQKGKEQIPTSVPEASRPLDKPASSKPHPSILESSSLMEANNAKVLEEKSFPPAILFENEQDRNHLLATRKIESEIQSYEGVGLHSSVTKELRDLNLREISTRNLEDDSWNN; from the exons ATGGCTGTGAAGCCAGTGGATCCCGGGGGATCTAGTATGGCTTCTAATGCCAATAAGCCTGCTCAG GGGTCCATTCCAAGCAGTCTTTCGGAGGCAGGAATGCTTAGAAATGTAGCACCTAGGGATACTGGAAAATCTTCTGTTTCTCTGGCTCCTGGTACTGGCTTGCTATTCACAAACCAGCAGTTAAAGCAGCTTAGAGCTCAATGTCTTGTCTTTTTGTCCTTCAG AAATGGTTTGTTACCCAAGCAACTCCATCTTGAGATCGCACTTGGAAACCTTTATTTCAAAGAAG ATGGGCCGCACAGAGATCTAATTGATCAGAAAGGGAAGGAGCAAATCCCAACAAGTGTTCCTGAAGCCTCAAGGCCATTGGACAAGCCAGCTAGTAGTAAGCCCCACCCATCTATTTTGGAATCCAGTTCATTGATGGAGGCTAATAATGCAAAAGTGTTGGAGGAGAAAAGTTTCCCACCCGCTATTCTATTTGAAAATGAACAAGATCGGAATCACCTTTTAGCAACAAGGAAAATAGAATCTGAAATCCAATCATATGAAGGAGTTGGATTACATTCATCTGTCACCAAAGAATTACGTGATCTGAACTTAAGGGAAATATCTACCAGGAATCTTGAGGATGACTCGTGGAACAACTGA